In Lotus japonicus ecotype B-129 chromosome 5, LjGifu_v1.2, one genomic interval encodes:
- the LOC130719218 gene encoding dihydroflavonol 4-reductase-like isoform X2, producing the protein MGSAAKTVCVTGSTGFIGSWLVMRLMERGYMVRATVQRDPENMKKVKHLLELPGAKTNLTIWNADLTEEGSFDEAINGCSGVFHLATPMDFNSKDPENEVIKPTINGVLDIMKACQKAKTVRRLVFTSSAGTLDAVEHQKQMFDESCWSDVEFCRRVKMTGWMYFVSKTLAEQEAWKFAKEHDIDFITTIPSLVVGSFLMPTMPPSLITALSPITGNEAHYSIIKQGQFVHLDDLCLAHIFLFEHPESEGRYILSASEATIHDIAKLINSKYPEYNVPTK; encoded by the exons ATGGGTTCGGCAGCCAAAACAGTTTGTGTTACGGGGAGTACCGGTTTCATCGGGTCATGGCTTGTCATGAGACTCATGGAGCGCGGCTACATGGTTCGAGCCACCGTACAACGCGACCCAG AAAACATGAAGAAGGTGAAGCATTTGCTGGAACTGCCTGGTGCAAAGACCAACCTTACTATTTGGAACGCCGATCTTACTGAAGAGGGAAGCTTTGATGAAGCCATCAATGGGTGCTCCGGAGTTTTCCATTTGGCCACCCCCATGGACTTTAATTCCAAGGATCCTGAG AATGAAGTGATCAAGCCTACCATAAACGGGGTGCTAGACATCATGAAAGCATGCCAGAAGGCTAAAACTGTACGGAGGCTGGTTTTCACATCCTCCGCAGGTACCCTCGACGCTGTAGAGCACCAAAAACAAATGTTTGATGAAAGCTGCTGGAGTGACGTTGAGTTCTGCCGGAGAGTAAAGATGACTGGTTGG ATGTATTTTGTTTCAAAGACACTGGCAGAGCAAGAAGCATGGAAATTTGCCAAAGAGCATGACATTGACTTCATTACAACCATTCCATCCCTTGTTGTTGGTTCCTTTCTAATGCCAACAATGCCACCTAGCCTAATCACCGCTCTTTCTCCCATCACCG GAAACGAGGCCCATTATTCGATCATAAAGCAAGGCCAATTTGTCCATTTGGATGATCTTTGTCTAGCCCATATTTTCCTGTTTGAGCACCCTGAATCAGAAGGAAGGTATATCTTGTCTGCATCTGAGGCTACTATCCATGACATTGCAAAGTTAATTAACTCAAAGTATCCAGAGTACAATGTCCCCACTAA ATGA
- the LOC130719218 gene encoding dihydroflavonol 4-reductase-like isoform X1: protein MGSAAKTVCVTGSTGFIGSWLVMRLMERGYMVRATVQRDPENMKKVKHLLELPGAKTNLTIWNADLTEEGSFDEAINGCSGVFHLATPMDFNSKDPENEVIKPTINGVLDIMKACQKAKTVRRLVFTSSAGTLDAVEHQKQMFDESCWSDVEFCRRVKMTGWMYFVSKTLAEQEAWKFAKEHDIDFITTIPSLVVGSFLMPTMPPSLITALSPITGNEAHYSIIKQGQFVHLDDLCLAHIFLFEHPESEGRYILSASEATIHDIAKLINSKYPEYNVPTKIFQMNWSLSDFHQRRSKKWGSNLNTA from the exons ATGGGTTCGGCAGCCAAAACAGTTTGTGTTACGGGGAGTACCGGTTTCATCGGGTCATGGCTTGTCATGAGACTCATGGAGCGCGGCTACATGGTTCGAGCCACCGTACAACGCGACCCAG AAAACATGAAGAAGGTGAAGCATTTGCTGGAACTGCCTGGTGCAAAGACCAACCTTACTATTTGGAACGCCGATCTTACTGAAGAGGGAAGCTTTGATGAAGCCATCAATGGGTGCTCCGGAGTTTTCCATTTGGCCACCCCCATGGACTTTAATTCCAAGGATCCTGAG AATGAAGTGATCAAGCCTACCATAAACGGGGTGCTAGACATCATGAAAGCATGCCAGAAGGCTAAAACTGTACGGAGGCTGGTTTTCACATCCTCCGCAGGTACCCTCGACGCTGTAGAGCACCAAAAACAAATGTTTGATGAAAGCTGCTGGAGTGACGTTGAGTTCTGCCGGAGAGTAAAGATGACTGGTTGG ATGTATTTTGTTTCAAAGACACTGGCAGAGCAAGAAGCATGGAAATTTGCCAAAGAGCATGACATTGACTTCATTACAACCATTCCATCCCTTGTTGTTGGTTCCTTTCTAATGCCAACAATGCCACCTAGCCTAATCACCGCTCTTTCTCCCATCACCG GAAACGAGGCCCATTATTCGATCATAAAGCAAGGCCAATTTGTCCATTTGGATGATCTTTGTCTAGCCCATATTTTCCTGTTTGAGCACCCTGAATCAGAAGGAAGGTATATCTTGTCTGCATCTGAGGCTACTATCCATGACATTGCAAAGTTAATTAACTCAAAGTATCCAGAGTACAATGTCCCCACTAA AATATTCCAGATGAATTGGAGCTTGTCAGATTTTCATCAAAGAAGATCAAAGAAATGGGGTTCGAATTTAAATACAGCTTAG
- the LOC130721133 gene encoding glucose-1-phosphate adenylyltransferase large subunit 1-like: MFISNCDPLVNAAMDSAFATLNANLVITNKVSSFWGENTRGNFNTRFCSIPSCQSSKSRKSKPGLVYAVYTPDINKESLTFQGPIIQSPKANPDNVAAIILGGGAGKRLFPLTSTRAKPAVPIGGCYRLIDIPMSNCINSGIRKVYVLTQYNSFSLNGHLSRTYNFGNGVNFGDGFVEVLAATQTPGEAGKKWFQGTADAVRQFIWVFEDAKNKNIEHIMIISGDHLCRMDYMKLLEKHIWTNSDITVSCVPMDESHASDYDLLRIDRKGQIIQFAEKPKGSDLKAMHVDTTLLGLPAEEARKHPYIASMGVYAFRTETLLKLLRWSCPSCNDFGSELIPSALRDHKVQAYLFRDYWKDIGTIKSFFDANLDLTGQNPKFELYDSKTPFFTSPRFLPPTKVVKSKIVDAIISHGCFLSECSVQRSIVGVRSRLESGADLQDTMMMGADYYQTDSEVKSLLAEGKVPVGVGENTKIRNCIIDKNAKIGRNVVIVNSDGVQEADKPTEGFYIRSGIVVIVKNATIKDGTTI, encoded by the exons ATGTTCATTTCTAACTGTGATCCTCTGGTGAATGCAGCCATGGATTCAGCTTTTGCAACCCTGAATGCTAATCTAGTCATAACAAACAAAGTTTCTAGCTTTTGGGGTGAGAATACAAGGGGAAATTTTAACACCAGATTTTGTAGCATCCCATCATGCCAGAGTTCAAAATCTAGAAAGTCCAAGCCTGGTTTGGTATATGCTGTATACACACCAGACATCAACAAAGAGTCCTTG ACATTCCAAGGACCCATTATTCAGAGTCCAAAAGCAAATCCAGATAATGTAGCTGCCATCATATTAGGTGGAGGTGCTGGAAAAAGACTCTTTCCTCTTACAAGCACAAGAGCTAAGCCTGCT GTTCCAATTGGAGGGTGTTACAGACTCATTGATATTCCAATGAGCAATTGCATCAACAGTGGAATCAGGAAAGTATATGTTTTAACACAGTACAACTCTTTCTCCCTCAATGGCCATTTGTCTCGCACATATAATTTTGGAAATGGGGTGAATTTTGGAGATGGTTTTGTGGAG GTCTTGGCTGCTACTCAAACTCCTGGAGAGGCAGGGAAGAAATGGTTCCAAGGGACAGCTGATGCTGTGAGACAATTTATATGGGTTTTTGAG GATGCAAAGAACAAGAATATTGAGCATATAATGATAATTTCTGGTGATCATCTTTGCCGAATGGACTACATGAAGCTTCTGGAG AAACATATATGGACAAATTCTGATATCACAGTTTCATGTGTACCCATGGATGAAAG CCATGCATCAGACTATGATCTGCTGAGAATTGATAGAAAGGGACAGATTATTCAGTTTGCAGAAAAACCAAAAGGATCAGATCTTAAGGCAATG CATGTTGACACCACTCTCCTAGGGCTTCCTGCAGAAGAAGCGCGAAAACATCCTTACATTGCATCCATGGGTGTTTATGCATTCAGAACTGAGACCCTGCTGAAGCTATTAAGATGGAGCTGTCCTTCATGTAATGATTTTGGCTCTGAACTTATCCCATCTGCTTTGAGAGACCACAAAGTCCAA gCATATTTGTTCAGGGACTATTGGAAAGATATTGGAACTATTAAGTCCTTCTTTGATGCTAATCTGGATCTAACAGGACAG AATCCAAAATTTGAACTCTATGATTCAAAGACACCTTTCTTCACCTCCCCAAGATTCCTCCCGCCAACTAAAGTAGTAAAAAGCAAG ATTGTGGATGCAATTATTTCTCATGGTTGCTTCTTAAGTGAGTGTAGTGTTCAACGTTCTATTGTTGGTGTACGCTCACGTTTAGAGTCCGGTGCAGACCTTCAG GATACCATGATGATGGGTGCTGACTACTATCAAACTGATTCTGAAGTTAAATCTCTACTAGCAGAAGGAAAGGTTCCAGTTGGTGTTGGAGAGAATACCAAAATCAG GAACTGTATAATTGACAAGAATGCCAAGATAGGAAGAAATGTTGTTATTGTAAACAGTGAT GGTGTTCAAGAAGCTGACAAGCCTACAGAAGGATTTTACATTAGGTCTGGCATAGTAGTTATAGTGAAGAATGCAACAATTAAAGATGGAACCACCATCTGA
- the LOC130721134 gene encoding 50S ribosomal protein L31, chloroplastic → MHFHIATTTISSKSTNTQSMAQCVTNTFVQGGKPLLPLPTKTTVGRRAENVTVGVWCRKKDIHPKFYDDAKVSCSGELVMTTGGTQKEYVVDVWSGNHPFFLGNRSASMISDDQVEKFKKKYGELTDIMEIPNLKGEIVIPSRRKGISKAGKKK, encoded by the exons ATGCATTTCCACatagcaacaacaacaatctcATCCAAATCAACAAACACTCAATCAATGGCGCAGTGCGTTACCAACACTTTCGTTCAAGGAGGAAAGCCTCTCCTTCCACTTCCCACAAAAACCACC GTTGGAAGAAGAGCTGAGAATGTTACTGTGGGTGTGTGGTGCAGGAAGAAGGACATACACCCGAAATTCTACGACGACGCGAAAGTGAGCTGCAGCGGCGAGCTTGTGATGACAACCGGTGGCACCCAGAAGGAGTACGTGGTGGATGTGTGGTCAGGGAACCACCCTTTCTTCCTCGGAAACCGCTCAGCTTCCATGATCAGCGACGACCAGGTTGAGAAGTTCAAGAAGAAGTACGGTGAGCTTACGGATATCATGGAGATTCCGAATCTCAAAGGAGAGATTGTTATACCTTCCAGGCGCAAGGGAATTTCCAAAGCAGGCAAGAAAAAGTAG
- the LOC130720703 gene encoding dihydroflavonol 4-reductase, with protein sequence MGSVPETVCVTGAAGFIGSWLVMRLMERGYMVRATVRDPANMKKVKHLLELPEAKTKLTLWKADLAEEGSFDEAIKGCTGVFHVATPMDFESKDPENEVIKPTINGVLDIMKACQKAKTVRRLVFTSSAGTLNVIEHQKQMFDESCWSDVEFCRRVKMTGWMYFVSKTLAEQEAWKFAKEHGIDFITIIPPLVVGSFLMPTMPPSLITALSPITGNEAHYSIIKQGQYVHLDDLCLAHIFLFEHPESEGRYICSASEATIHDIAKLINSKYPEYNIPTKFKNIPDELELVRFSSKKIKDMGFEFKYSLEDMYTGAIDTCKEKGLLPKAAENPSNGK encoded by the exons ATGGGATCAGTACCAGAAACAGTTTGCGTTACCGGAGCTGCAGGTTTCATCGGGTCATGGCTTGTCATGAGACTCATGGAACGTGGCTATATGGTTCGCGCCACTGTAAGAGACCCTG CTAACATGAAGAAGGTGAAGCATTTGCTGGAACTGCCAGAGGCAAAGACCAAGCTGACTCTGTGGAAAGCTGATCTTGCTGAAGAGGGAAGCTTTGATGAAGCCATCAAAGGGTGCACTGGAGTTTTCCATGTGGCCACACCCATGGATTTTGAGTCCAAGGACCCAGAG AATGAAGTGATTAAACCTACCATAAACGGGGTACTAGACATCATGAAGGCATGCCAGAAGGCCAAAACTGTACGGAGGCTGGTTTTCACATCCTCTGCAGGTACCCTCAACGTCATAGAGCACCAAAAACAAATGTTTGATGAGAGCTGCTGGAGCGATGTTGAGTTCTGCCGAAGAGTAAAGATGACCGGTTGG ATGTATTTTGTTTCAAAGACACTGGCAGAGCAAGAAGCGTGGAAATTTGCCAAAGAGCATGGCATTGACTTCATTACAATCATTCCACCCCTTGTTGTTGGTTCCTTTCTAATGCCGACAATGCCACCAAGCCTAATCACTGCTCTTTCTCCTATCACCG GAAACGAGGCCCATTATTCGATCATAAAGCAAGGCCAATATGTCCACTTGGATGATCTTTGTCTTGCCCATATTTTCCTGTTTGAGCACCCTGAATCAGAAGGAAGGTATATCTGTAGTGCATCTGAGGCTACTATCCATGACATTGCAAAGTTAATCAACTCAAAGTATCCAGAGTACAATATCCCCACTAA GTTCAAGAATATTCCAGATGAATTGGAGCTTGTCAGATTTTCATCAAAGAAGATCAAAGACATGGGATTCGAATTTAAATACAGCTTAGAGGATATGTACACTGGAGCAATTGACACGTgcaaggaaaaagggcttcttCCTAAAGCTGCAGAAAATCCAAGCAATGGCAAATAA